A genome region from Equus caballus isolate H_3958 breed thoroughbred chromosome 19, TB-T2T, whole genome shotgun sequence includes the following:
- the IGSF11 gene encoding immunoglobulin superfamily member 11 isoform X7 — protein sequence MVIPLSNANQPEQVILYQGGQMFDGAPRFHGRVGFTGTMPATNVSIFINNTQLSDTGTYQCLVNNLPDRGGRNIGVTGLTVLVPPSAPHCQIQGSQDIGSDVILLCSSEEGIPRPTYLWEKLDNTLKLPPTATQDQVQGTVTIRNISALSSGLYQCVASNAIGTSSCLLDLQVISPQPRSIGLIAGAIGTGAVIIIFCIALILGAFFYWRSKNKEEEEEEIPNEIREDDLPPKCSSSAKAFHTEISSSENNTLTSSNTYNSQYWSSNPKVHRNTESLNHFSDLRQSFSLHSGNANIPSIYANGNHLVPAPHKTLVVTANRGSPPQVVSRSNGSVSRKPRPQHTHSYTVSQATLERIGAVPVMVPAQSRAGSLV from the exons GTCATTCTGTATCAGGGCGGACAGATGTTTGACGGTGCCCCCCGGTTCCATGGTCGGGTGGGATTTACAGGCACCATGCCAGCCACCAATGTCTCCATCTTCATTAATAACACTCAACTCTCAGATACAGGCACCTACCAGTGTTTGGTCAACAACCTTCCAGATAGAGGGGGCAGGAACATTGGGGTCACCGGCCTCACAGTTTTGG TTCCCCCTTCTGCCCCACACTGCCAAATCCAAGGATCCCAGGACATCGGCAGCGATGTCATCCTGCTCTGTAGCTCAGAGGAAGGCATTCCTCGACCAACTTACCTGTGGGAGAAGTTAGACAATACCCTCAAACTACCTCCAACAGCCACTCAGG ATCAGGTCCAGGGGACAGTCACCATCCGCAACATCAGCGCACTGTCCTCAGGTTTGTACCAGTGCGTGGCTTCTAATGCCATTGGAACTAGCAGCTGTCTTTTGGATCTCCAGGTTATTTCAC CCCAGCCCAGAAGCATTGGACTAATAGCTGGAGCCATTGGCACTGGTGCAGTCATTATCATTTTTTGCATTGCACTAATTTTAGGGGCATTCTTTTACTggagaagcaaaaataaagaggaggaggaagaagaaattcccAATGAAATAAG AGAGGATGATCTTCCACCTAAATGTTCTTCTTCTGCCAAAGCATTCCACACTGAGATATCCTCCTCAGAGAACAACACGTTGACCTCTTCTAACACCTACAACAGTCAGTACTGGAGCAGCAATCCGAAAGTTCACAGAAACACGGAGTCACTCAACCACTTCAGTGACTTGCGCCAGTCTTTCTCCCTCCACTCAGGCAATGCCAATATACCATCCATCTATGCTAATGGGAACCATCTGGTCCCAGCTCCACATAAGACTCTGGTAGTGACAGCCAACAGAGGGTCGCCACCACAGGTCGTATCCAGGAGCAATGGCTCAGTCAGCAGGAAGCCGCGGCCTCAGCACACACACTCCTACACCGTCAGCCAAGCAACCCTGGAGCGAATTGGCGCTGTTCCTGTCATGGTGCCAGCCCAGAGTCGGGCCGGGTCCCTGGTATAG